ATTATCAAGCGACGTAGGGAGAGATAACGATGCAAGCAATGATTGAACAGCTACAACACATGAAGCTCACGGGCCTCTTGGAGGCTTGGCGAGAACAGCAGGCGTTGCCCACCTATCATGACCTGTCCTTCGATGAACGACTGGCTTTGATGGTGGAGCGTGAATACATCCGACGACAAAACCAACGGATGCAGCGCCGACTCAGGCAAGCGCGACTACCAGTGCACGCCACCCTCGATGCGGTGGATTTTGATGTCCCCAGAGGACTGAAAAAGATCCAGTTCCTTGAGTTTGCCCAAGGCCATTGGCTTCAAGAGAAGTTGTCATTGATTTTTCTGGGCTCCACCGGAGTGGGGAAATCTTTCTTGGCGTCGGTCCTTGCCAATCATCTGTGCAAGCAAGGCCATAGCGTGCGCTATATCAAAACGGCTGATCTACTTCTGGAGCTGAAACTCACTAAAGCCGATGGGTCTTATCCTAAGCTGCGCAAGCAATTAGCGGCCTTCGATCTATTGGTTCTTGATGAATGGCTCCGAGATCCCCTATCTCTTTATGAGGCCAGGGAGATTCTCGATGTCTTAGACGAGCGGTTTCGTAAAGCATCGTGTCTGTTCGCCACTCAGATACCCATTGAACAATGGCATCCACAGATTCAAGATCCGACGCTGGCCGATGCCATTCTCGACCGCATTGTCCATGATGCGATGAAGGTTCCACTCCGAGGTGAATCCATGCGGAAACTGACCAGTAAATTGACATCCCAAAAGGAGGACGATAACCCTGCTCTATCTACTAAACAACAGGAGAATAAGACGGATGCAACATCCAAAAATGAAACCTCTGGAAAATCGAAGGCTAAAAAACAGGAGGAAATGACTGATGATTAAACCTCACTCAGCTTTTCGTGTTATGAATGATTTAGGCAAAACTAATGCTATTTGATTGAGATAAAGGGACACCTTCTGACCTGCTGATTTTGATGCCGATATTTTTTTATCGGAAGGTGCCGAAGCAAATGGTTACTTACATGCCGAGGCTATGAAAATCGGTCACGGATACGAAAAAATAGGTGAGATTGATCAGACCCAAGAAGAATTCACCATTTCAGGACGTATTTTCGTAGAACCCAGATTTCCCACCCGAACTGGCAAGGCTCAAATGCAGGTGACGCCTTTACCAGCTCTGTCCCTGCCCACCCCTCAAGCCTTTGGGATAGCACCCAACACACCATCGATTGTTGTAGCCTTAATGACTGGACGCAGCTATTCTCAGCACAATACGGTGGTTTACAAAGAGGGTGATCGCTATAGAGGCATCCCTCATCGGTCCTGTATTTTGATGAATCCTGGTGACGTACAACAGCTCGGATGGTCCGAACATCAGTGTGTAAAAGTTCGTGGAGATGCAGGTCAGCTTGACAATATCGAAATTATCATTGGTGATGTTCGGGGAGGGGCAGCATTGATGTTTTATCCTGAAGCCAACCTCCTCATGAAAGCAAGTATTGAGCCACGCTCGGGTAAGCCTGCCTATAAACGAGTCCCTGTTGTAGTGTTTTCTGAATAGAGTTCTGGCTTTTCCGATAATCCCACGGCATAAGCGGAGTATCTTGACTCCAGGAGTAGAGCTTTTGCGATCGTGCCTCTTCTTGGAGAGTGATCAAAACCGGGGGAAACTTTGATATTGCGCCTTTAGAACGACACTTACCAGGCAAGGATTAAGTCGATTGGTGTGAACCCCAAAGCCTTGGCTATGGCTGTAGATTACTTATCTAAGCAGTCTCTCTTAGATACATGTGTTTTGGGGACTGAAAATCTTACCCTGCATGACTTCCCCCAGTTTTGATCGCTCTCTACTCAAGGGCGATAGGCCCGTAGAAAAGCATCAACTGCTCCGTTAGCAATCCGGTCAATTTCCTTTTGAGGAAAAGAACGCCTAACCTGGAATAGACTCTTGTAGAAAATATCTGCCTTGCAAAGTTGGTCGAATTGATGGGCCGCTAGCTCGATATCATCAATTATGAGTTCACCCCGAGCTACAGCTCCAGCCAGTAATTGAGAGAGCCTACGAGCACCTAAGTCTGGACCAGAGTCGTAGAAGATCCGAGCTAGATCAGGGAAACGCTGAGCCTCTGCGATCGCTAACCGATAAATACCCTGCATAGAAGGCGACAGGAGCAGTTTGACAAAATCCAGAGCACACTCCCTCAGCGTTGCTTCAATATCTTTTGGTTGTCCTTCGAGCTTAAACACTCGGTTGGCCTGCTTACGACATTCACCTTCAATAAAGGTGGTAAACAGTGTCTGCTTATCCGAGAAATAGTTATACAGCGTTCCCTTCGAAACGCCCGCCCGCCGGACAATCTCATCGGTACTCGCCCCTTCATACCCCAACTCAAGGAAGGCGGTTCGTGCCCCCTTTAAGATCTGCTGAACTTTTGGGGTTTCAACATCAACGGCATCAATTGACTGCATCGCAATTTTTTTGACTGAACTGTACGGTCATCTTGACAATAACCGATATTTTGATGTATTACAAGAATATGACCGAACGGTTTAGTCATACAACGGAGATAGGTGCTCGCAACATCCCGTCAGTAGACTCAAATAAGAGTGAGTGGTTGGAGTTTTCATTCGACCTTTTGCTGTTGTCATCATTCAAATCCCCGACTCTTTACTCACAAAGCGGCTAATCAGAATTGAGGTGGACTTGAATAGAACAGACCGTTCGGTCATTTAGACAAAAATAGCAAGGAGCTTTGTAATGACTACAACCCTATCTATATTTACTCAGCCAGGATGTCCCTATTGCGATCGCGCTAAGGCCATTCTGGACGGAATACCGAATCGACAAGATTATGATGTAACCACCAGTTCGCGCAATATGAGTGCGGCGGTATACTTCAGCGGAGCACTCACAGTTCCCCAAATTTTCTTGGGCGACTATCACATCGGTGGCGCTGAGGATTTAGAGCAGCTTCAGGAAACTCAGCGATTCTCAAAGCTAATGCAGACTACTCAAAGCCGTGAGCTAGGGTTTGACTCGCTCTCTGACACTGAGCTAGCCGAAGGCGCAATGGACCAGCCCCTGCGAGCGTATATCCCCCAAAGCGACGGTAGCCGCGATACAGATCCAGAAGCCCTGCCGATTCTGCGCTTTTACAAAGCATTTTTTGGGTTTTGGCCCAATACATTTGCCTATCTCCATCACTGGCCCGAAGCTTATAAACTGTTCGTCTACTGCCACAACTTTTCAGCAGTGGGCTACGGCAAGGAAGGATTAGGGCCACTGAATATGTTTTCTGTGGGGTATTCCACATCCAATGCTCACGGCTGCTCCTACTGCCAGGTTCATAGTGCAGCCACTGGCGGAGCGCAATCTCTATCCATTATTCAACAACTGAAGCAGGCCCAGGCGGGTGAGGCTGATGAAGGCAATCCGTTTGGAGAATTGGAACTTGCGAT
This sequence is a window from Acaryochloris sp. CCMEE 5410. Protein-coding genes within it:
- the istB gene encoding IS21-like element helper ATPase IstB; this translates as MQAMIEQLQHMKLTGLLEAWREQQALPTYHDLSFDERLALMVEREYIRRQNQRMQRRLRQARLPVHATLDAVDFDVPRGLKKIQFLEFAQGHWLQEKLSLIFLGSTGVGKSFLASVLANHLCKQGHSVRYIKTADLLLELKLTKADGSYPKLRKQLAAFDLLVLDEWLRDPLSLYEAREILDVLDERFRKASCLFATQIPIEQWHPQIQDPTLADAILDRIVHDAMKVPLRGESMRKLTSKLTSQKEDDNPALSTKQQENKTDATSKNETSGKSKAKKQEEMTDD
- a CDS encoding TetR/AcrR family transcriptional regulator, coding for MQSIDAVDVETPKVQQILKGARTAFLELGYEGASTDEIVRRAGVSKGTLYNYFSDKQTLFTTFIEGECRKQANRVFKLEGQPKDIEATLRECALDFVKLLLSPSMQGIYRLAIAEAQRFPDLARIFYDSGPDLGARRLSQLLAGAVARGELIIDDIELAAHQFDQLCKADIFYKSLFQVRRSFPQKEIDRIANGAVDAFLRAYRP